The following proteins are co-located in the Pseudomonas synxantha genome:
- a CDS encoding GlxA family transcriptional regulator — protein sequence MPRIIHVLAFENVQVLDVTGPLQVFASANDLARQRGLPLPYAVSVIAAQADPVMTSAGLALLAEPLPANDTACDTLVIAGGWGVYGVAEDPALVQWVREKARHTRRMASVCTGAFLLAASGLLDGCRVATHWTRCEELARKFPALTVEANPIFIQQGAVWTSAGVTAGIDLCLALLEEDLGRAFALEVARHLVVFLKRPGGQAQFSVTLALQKSDSRFAELHAWIAEHLTLDLNIATLAGQAGMSERSFVRHYRAETGQTPARAVELIRIESARRQLADSTTSIKRIALQCGFGCEETLRRSFLRALSVTPQAYRERFSALQ from the coding sequence ATGCCCAGAATCATTCATGTACTCGCTTTCGAGAATGTCCAGGTGCTGGATGTGACCGGACCCCTGCAGGTGTTCGCGTCCGCCAATGACCTGGCACGCCAGCGTGGCTTGCCGTTGCCCTACGCGGTGAGTGTGATCGCCGCCCAGGCTGATCCGGTGATGACCTCTGCCGGCCTGGCGCTGCTGGCCGAACCGCTGCCCGCCAACGACACGGCTTGCGACACCCTGGTGATCGCCGGTGGCTGGGGCGTGTACGGCGTAGCCGAAGACCCGGCGCTGGTGCAATGGGTACGGGAAAAAGCCCGGCACACGCGCCGCATGGCTTCGGTGTGCACCGGAGCTTTTCTGTTGGCCGCCAGTGGCTTGCTCGACGGCTGTCGGGTGGCCACGCACTGGACGCGCTGTGAAGAACTGGCGCGCAAGTTTCCCGCGCTGACGGTGGAGGCCAATCCGATTTTCATCCAGCAAGGCGCAGTGTGGACGTCGGCTGGTGTGACCGCCGGGATCGACCTGTGCCTGGCCCTGTTGGAAGAGGACCTGGGGCGCGCCTTTGCCCTGGAAGTAGCGCGTCACCTGGTGGTGTTCCTCAAGCGCCCCGGCGGGCAGGCGCAATTCAGCGTGACGCTGGCCCTGCAAAAGAGCGACAGCCGCTTTGCCGAATTGCACGCCTGGATCGCCGAGCACCTGACACTGGATCTGAACATCGCCACCCTGGCGGGGCAGGCCGGCATGAGTGAGCGTAGTTTTGTGCGTCACTACCGAGCCGAAACCGGCCAAACCCCGGCGCGCGCTGTTGAACTGATCCGTATCGAAAGCGCACGCCGACAGTTGGCAGACAGCACCACCTCAATCAAACGCATTGCCCTGCAATGCGGCTTTGGCTGTGAAGAGACATTGCGCCGCAGCTTCCTGCGCGCCCTGTCGGTGACGCCCCAGGCTTATCGGGAGCGTTTTTCAGCGCTGCAGTAA
- a CDS encoding FecR domain-containing protein produces the protein MPNSDPRLVDQAIQWMIKLRFNVADDASTAAFEQWLQRSAAHQRAWQQVAAMDDDFKQLPAHVSRHALDGARQRISRREGLKVLGLCAGAAGLAWLGRDYTPLPALLADYRTATGERRWVALGDGSKVQLNSASAIDTALNAERRLVDLRQGEVLINTGGDQRPFWVHTRDGYLRALGTRLLVREEPAGTLLAVQQGTVAVFSDSHDITARQVIKPGEQVLFNRSGIHPSPSNGLDPWAWSDGVISAHNMRLDDFLAELGRYRNGLVRCGEAVAGLRVSGTYQLDDTDQVLKLVAQSLPVAVTYRSRYWVTVSARV, from the coding sequence ATGCCGAACTCTGACCCGCGCCTGGTGGACCAGGCCATCCAGTGGATGATCAAGCTGCGTTTCAACGTCGCCGACGACGCCAGCACCGCGGCCTTTGAGCAGTGGTTGCAGCGCAGCGCAGCACATCAGCGGGCCTGGCAGCAGGTGGCGGCCATGGATGACGATTTCAAGCAACTGCCGGCGCATGTCAGTCGCCATGCACTGGATGGCGCGCGCCAACGCATCAGTCGTCGTGAAGGCTTGAAGGTGCTGGGGCTGTGTGCCGGCGCCGCTGGCTTGGCCTGGCTGGGCCGCGACTACACACCGCTGCCCGCCCTGCTGGCCGACTACCGCACCGCCACCGGCGAGCGGCGCTGGGTGGCATTGGGCGATGGCAGCAAAGTCCAGCTCAACAGCGCCAGCGCCATCGATACCGCGTTAAACGCCGAGCGGCGGCTGGTGGACCTGCGTCAGGGAGAAGTGCTGATCAATACCGGTGGCGACCAGCGCCCCTTCTGGGTGCACACCCGCGACGGTTACCTGCGCGCCCTCGGCACGCGCTTGCTGGTGCGCGAAGAGCCAGCAGGCACGCTGCTGGCCGTGCAACAGGGCACGGTGGCGGTATTTTCCGACAGCCATGACATCACTGCACGCCAAGTGATCAAGCCCGGCGAACAGGTGCTGTTCAACCGTAGCGGCATCCACCCATCCCCCTCCAATGGCCTCGACCCCTGGGCCTGGAGTGACGGCGTGATCAGCGCCCACAACATGCGCCTGGATGATTTCCTCGCCGAACTGGGCCGTTACCGCAATGGGCTGGTGCGTTGCGGCGAAGCGGTGGCCGGGCTGCGGGTCTCGGGCACTTACCAATTGGATGACACCGACCAGGTACTGAAACTGGTGGCCCAATCGTTGCCGGTCGCAGTGACCTACCGCAGCCGTTACTGGGTGACCGTCTCCGCTCGGGTTTAA
- a CDS encoding sigma-70 family RNA polymerase sigma factor: MSSDHPLDPAAIGQLYQAHHSWLRGWLSRRTGCREHAADLAQETFVRLLNARKHQTLQQPRAYLSSIARSLMIDQYRRRELERAYLESLAHFPQVEVPSEETRLLILDSLERIDRLLDQLKPRVREAFLLAQLDGLTCPQIALRLGVSRATVERDLSKALHACYRLRYAEL, from the coding sequence ATGTCGAGCGATCACCCTCTGGACCCTGCCGCCATCGGCCAGCTTTACCAGGCCCACCATTCCTGGCTGCGCGGCTGGTTGAGCCGGCGCACCGGCTGCCGTGAACACGCCGCCGACCTGGCGCAGGAAACCTTCGTGCGCCTGCTCAACGCACGCAAGCACCAGACCTTGCAGCAGCCGCGGGCCTATTTAAGCAGCATTGCGCGCAGCTTGATGATCGACCAATACCGGCGTCGCGAGCTGGAACGCGCCTATCTGGAAAGCCTGGCGCACTTCCCCCAAGTCGAGGTGCCGAGCGAAGAAACCCGCTTGCTGATCCTCGACAGCCTGGAGCGCATCGACCGTTTGCTTGACCAGCTCAAGCCGCGGGTGCGCGAGGCGTTCCTGTTGGCGCAACTGGACGGCCTGACCTGCCCGCAAATCGCCCTGCGCCTGGGCGTATCCAGGGCCACGGTGGAACGTGACCTGTCCAAGGCACTGCACGCTTGTTATCGGCTGCGCTATGCCGAACTCTGA
- the inhA gene encoding isonitrile hydratase: protein MTLHIGFLLFPGIQQLDLTGPYDVLGSLPDVKLHLVWKDLAPITSSTGLIFTPTMTYADCPALDVLCVPGGAGVGPLMEDPPTLDFLNTQAQTARYITSVCTGSLVLGAAGLLRGRKATTHWAYHDLLAPLGAIPVQERVVRDGNLFTGGGITAGIDFALTLAAELYSEAAAQLVQLQIEYAPAPPFDSGRPETAPRHVLEEANKRTVESRRVRGEIVARAAARLG from the coding sequence ATGACTTTGCACATCGGTTTTCTGTTATTCCCCGGTATCCAGCAACTGGACCTTACCGGCCCCTATGACGTGCTTGGTTCACTACCCGACGTGAAGCTGCACCTGGTGTGGAAAGACCTGGCGCCGATCACCTCAAGTACCGGCCTGATATTCACGCCGACCATGACCTATGCCGACTGTCCGGCCCTGGATGTGTTGTGTGTGCCCGGCGGTGCAGGCGTGGGCCCGTTGATGGAAGACCCGCCCACCCTGGACTTCCTGAACACACAGGCGCAGACCGCACGTTACATAACCTCGGTATGCACCGGCTCGCTGGTATTGGGGGCGGCGGGTTTGCTGCGCGGTCGCAAGGCCACCACCCACTGGGCTTACCACGACCTGCTCGCGCCGCTCGGCGCCATCCCCGTGCAGGAACGTGTGGTGCGTGACGGCAACCTGTTTACGGGCGGAGGGATCACGGCGGGAATCGACTTTGCGTTGACCCTGGCGGCCGAGTTGTATAGCGAAGCGGCGGCGCAATTGGTGCAATTGCAGATCGAATATGCGCCGGCCCCGCCGTTTGACTCAGGCCGCCCGGAGACTGCGCCCAGGCATGTGCTGGAGGAAGCCAACAAGCGCACGGTAGAGTCGCGCAGAGTGCGTGGGGAGATCGTGGCCCGAGCGGCTGCGCGGTTGGGTTGA
- a CDS encoding TonB-dependent siderophore receptor, which produces MQAFPSKRSPLRHAVNALLLGASVAAGALPYTASAQEPGNERPARAWNIAPGPLAGALDQFARQAGISLSYDAGSVAGKNSPGLNGTLDPQSALSRLLQGQGLQAQSQGQNAWLLLPQQQDGSALNLGATTITGNRLGATTEGSGSYTTGAVTIGKGEHSLRHTPQSVSVMTRKLMDDQNITTIDQLLERTPGITSYESPMGGKYFYSRGFKMLGQYQFDGVPLDIGKDYIQADSFSANMAIYDRVEVLKGAAGMLKGAGTASGAVNFVRKRPQATPTTSLGLSAGTWDNYHAELDTGGPLNDSGTVRGRAAVSQQNRGSYMDLAKRQDQAFYAALDMDVTPDTTLGFGASHEDVDATPCWSGLPRYRDGKSLGLSRSTCLGQAWNDWQSQRTTLFADVTHHFNDAWKLKVSAVHSRNLQDIKYAASESTVDYGNPAPTLTSYAALLDYDHKDYGLDAYIDGQFEAFGLQHELILGANGSRGTQDDVYAIRNLPQRQSVFNPDHHFPEPADDTFWPNMYRGGTVNETATQYGAYATLRLRLAEPLMLILGSRVSWYENRRKSLNLAWGEWADQDARTKETGVVTPFGALIYDLNDNLSVYASYADIFQPQSSYATVSGSALKPKMGENYELGIKGEWFDGRLNSSLAVFRAIEKNAAQTDFETRCGSSSDGYCYTDTGKVRAQGVEAELSGELLERLQVFGGYTYTQTKNLKNIDSTAEGAVSNTYVPRHMLRLWGDYQLDGALSKWTVGAGVNAQSSNYRLQTIKLEQAGYALWNARLAYQVDDTWTVALNGNNLFDKNYYQTVGTAGWGNLYGEPRNLTLSLKGNF; this is translated from the coding sequence ATGCAAGCGTTCCCCTCCAAACGTTCACCTCTCAGACACGCCGTCAACGCCCTTCTCCTCGGCGCGAGCGTGGCGGCCGGCGCCCTGCCCTATACCGCAAGTGCTCAAGAGCCCGGCAACGAGCGCCCGGCCCGCGCCTGGAATATTGCCCCTGGCCCTCTGGCCGGCGCCCTTGATCAATTTGCGCGGCAGGCCGGTATCAGCCTGTCATATGACGCGGGCAGCGTGGCCGGCAAAAACAGCCCGGGGCTGAACGGCACCCTGGACCCACAATCGGCCCTGAGCCGGTTGCTTCAGGGCCAGGGGTTGCAGGCTCAAAGCCAGGGCCAGAACGCTTGGTTGTTGTTGCCTCAGCAGCAGGACGGTTCGGCGCTGAACCTGGGCGCCACCACCATCACCGGCAATCGCCTGGGTGCCACCACCGAAGGCAGCGGCTCCTACACCACCGGTGCGGTAACCATCGGCAAGGGAGAACACAGCCTGCGACACACCCCGCAATCGGTGAGCGTGATGACCCGCAAGCTGATGGATGACCAGAACATCACCACCATCGACCAATTGCTGGAGCGCACGCCAGGCATCACCAGCTACGAATCGCCTATGGGCGGCAAATATTTCTACTCCCGGGGCTTCAAGATGCTCGGCCAGTACCAGTTCGATGGCGTGCCGCTGGACATCGGAAAGGATTACATACAGGCCGACAGTTTCAGCGCAAACATGGCGATTTATGACCGGGTGGAAGTGCTCAAGGGGGCCGCCGGCATGCTCAAGGGCGCCGGCACCGCCAGTGGTGCGGTGAACTTCGTGCGCAAGCGGCCCCAGGCCACTCCCACCACCAGCCTCGGGTTGTCGGCGGGCACCTGGGATAATTACCACGCCGAGCTCGACACCGGCGGCCCGTTGAACGACAGCGGCACGGTGCGTGGCCGCGCGGCGGTCAGCCAACAGAATCGTGGTTCCTACATGGACCTTGCCAAGCGCCAGGACCAAGCGTTTTACGCCGCCCTGGACATGGATGTCACACCCGACACCACCCTGGGCTTCGGTGCCAGCCATGAGGATGTCGACGCCACGCCGTGCTGGAGCGGCCTGCCGCGCTACCGCGACGGCAAAAGCCTCGGTCTGAGCCGCTCCACCTGCCTGGGCCAGGCCTGGAACGACTGGCAAAGCCAGCGCACCACGCTGTTCGCCGATGTGACCCATCACTTCAATGACGCCTGGAAGCTCAAAGTCAGCGCCGTGCATAGCCGCAACCTGCAAGATATCAAATATGCCGCCAGTGAAAGCACCGTGGACTATGGCAACCCGGCGCCCACCCTCACCAGCTACGCCGCACTGCTGGACTACGATCACAAAGACTACGGCCTGGATGCCTATATCGACGGTCAATTCGAGGCGTTTGGCCTGCAACATGAATTGATCCTCGGCGCCAACGGCAGTCGCGGTACCCAGGACGATGTCTACGCGATCCGCAACCTGCCCCAGCGCCAAAGTGTTTTCAACCCCGATCATCACTTCCCGGAACCTGCCGACGACACCTTCTGGCCCAACATGTACCGAGGCGGCACGGTCAACGAGACCGCCACGCAATACGGCGCCTACGCCACCTTGCGCCTGCGCCTGGCCGAGCCCCTGATGCTGATTCTCGGTAGTCGCGTCAGTTGGTACGAAAACCGCCGCAAGTCCCTGAACCTGGCGTGGGGCGAGTGGGCCGATCAAGACGCACGCACCAAGGAAACCGGCGTGGTAACGCCGTTTGGCGCGTTGATCTATGACCTCAATGACAACCTCTCGGTGTACGCCAGCTACGCCGATATTTTCCAGCCACAAAGCTCCTACGCCACGGTCAGCGGTTCGGCCCTCAAGCCAAAAATGGGCGAGAACTACGAGCTTGGCATCAAGGGTGAGTGGTTTGACGGGCGCTTGAACAGTTCCCTGGCAGTGTTCCGCGCAATCGAAAAGAATGCCGCCCAAACCGACTTCGAGACCCGTTGCGGCAGCTCCTCCGACGGCTACTGCTACACCGACACAGGCAAAGTTCGCGCCCAAGGGGTGGAGGCCGAGCTCAGTGGTGAATTGCTCGAACGCCTGCAAGTGTTCGGCGGCTATACCTACACGCAGACCAAGAACCTGAAGAACATCGATAGCACAGCCGAAGGCGCGGTATCCAACACCTACGTGCCACGGCATATGCTCAGGTTGTGGGGCGACTATCAGTTGGACGGTGCGCTGTCGAAATGGACAGTCGGTGCAGGGGTTAACGCCCAAAGCAGCAACTACCGGCTGCAAACCATCAAGCTTGAACAAGCCGGATATGCGTTGTGGAATGCGCGCCTGGCGTATCAGGTAGACGACACCTGGACCGTGGCGCTCAACGGCAACAACCTGTTTGATAAAAACTACTACCAGACCGTAGGCACAGCCGGTTGGGGCAATCTCTACGGAGAGCCGCGCAACCTGACGCTGAGCCTCAAAGGCAACTTCTAA
- a CDS encoding mannose-1-phosphate guanylyltransferase/mannose-6-phosphate isomerase — MNPLNGLIPCIISGGSGTRLWPVSRQNMPKPFMRMRDDQSLLQKTFLRASHLPGVDSILTVTNRDLLFRTLDDYRAVNTQRLALDLLLEPFGRNTAAAIAVAALHVQEHFGADAQLLVMPADHLILDESAFAQAVEKARALAEAGYLVTFGIQPDRAETGFGYIEQGAPLGVGFQVQRFVEKPDQATAQGYLDGGRHLWNAGMFCFKAGTVLDELTRHAPQVLDAAKAALEHSQSLQNSSSRQRELSPEGFGTAPDISIDVALMEKSAQVAVVPCNIGWSDIGSWEALRELTPSDDNGNQINGEAVLHDVHNCYIDSPKRVLGAVGVRDLIIVDTPDALLIADAHRSQDVRYIVAELKRQNHPAFSLHRTVTRPWGTYTVLEESTRFKIKRIVVKPKGSLSLQMHHHRSEHWVVVSGAAMITNGEREILLNMNESTYIPAGHKHRLTNPGIIDLVMIEVQSGEYLGEDDIVRYDDIYGRAPVEVKP, encoded by the coding sequence ATGAACCCACTTAACGGCTTGATTCCCTGCATCATCTCCGGTGGTTCGGGCACGCGGCTGTGGCCGGTTTCGCGGCAGAACATGCCCAAGCCCTTCATGCGCATGCGTGACGACCAGAGCCTGTTGCAGAAGACCTTCCTGCGCGCCAGTCACTTGCCGGGGGTGGACAGCATCCTGACGGTAACCAACCGCGACCTGCTGTTTCGCACCCTTGACGACTACCGCGCGGTGAACACACAGCGACTGGCCCTCGACTTGCTGTTGGAGCCCTTTGGCCGTAACACCGCCGCCGCCATCGCCGTGGCCGCGTTGCATGTGCAGGAACATTTCGGCGCTGACGCGCAGCTGCTGGTGATGCCCGCCGACCACCTGATCCTCGATGAAAGCGCTTTTGCCCAAGCAGTGGAAAAAGCCCGCGCACTGGCCGAGGCCGGTTATCTGGTGACCTTTGGTATCCAGCCTGACCGTGCGGAAACCGGCTTTGGCTATATAGAACAAGGGGCGCCGCTGGGTGTTGGGTTCCAGGTCCAGCGCTTTGTCGAAAAACCCGACCAGGCCACCGCCCAAGGCTACCTGGACGGCGGCAGGCACCTGTGGAATGCCGGAATGTTCTGCTTCAAGGCTGGCACTGTGCTGGACGAATTGACCCGCCACGCACCGCAGGTCCTGGACGCAGCCAAGGCCGCACTGGAGCACAGCCAGAGCCTGCAAAACAGCAGCAGTCGCCAGCGCGAACTGAGCCCGGAAGGTTTTGGCACCGCACCGGATATCTCCATCGACGTGGCCCTGATGGAAAAATCCGCTCAGGTCGCGGTAGTGCCCTGCAACATTGGCTGGAGCGATATCGGCTCCTGGGAAGCCCTGCGCGAACTCACGCCCAGTGACGACAATGGCAACCAGATCAATGGCGAGGCGGTCCTGCACGACGTGCATAACTGCTATATCGATTCGCCCAAGCGCGTACTCGGTGCAGTGGGCGTGCGCGACCTGATCATCGTCGACACCCCGGACGCACTGCTGATCGCTGACGCCCACCGCAGCCAGGATGTGCGGTATATCGTCGCCGAGCTCAAGCGCCAGAATCACCCGGCGTTCAGCCTGCATCGCACCGTCACCCGCCCCTGGGGCACCTACACGGTGCTGGAAGAAAGCACGCGGTTCAAGATCAAGCGCATCGTGGTCAAGCCCAAAGGCTCGCTGTCCCTGCAAATGCACCATCACCGCAGCGAGCATTGGGTGGTGGTCAGCGGCGCAGCGATGATCACCAATGGCGAGCGGGAAATCCTGCTCAACATGAACGAGTCCACCTACATTCCTGCCGGGCACAAACACCGCCTGACCAACCCCGGCATCATCGACCTGGTGATGATCGAGGTACAGAGCGGTGAGTACCTGGGTGAAGACGACATCGTGCGCTATGACGACATCTACGGCCGTGCGCCGGTTGAAGTGAAACCCTGA
- a CDS encoding LysE family translocator, with translation MISLVTLAVFSGAVLLLLLSPGPNMAFVISHGVTHGWRGGCASALGIAVADLLLTALTVMGVTALVASWPPAFDLIRYAGVIYLLWLVFKTLQQRPGADTAHVDRVALGRVFLQAMLNSLLNPKALLFFMVFLPQFVQPEAGPIAVQLMVLGGVLTLIAGVFHALLGMFGGALSRFFAKRSKSAWLQKWGLATVLMVLAVRLAVMSRPA, from the coding sequence ATGATCAGCCTCGTCACTCTTGCGGTTTTTTCCGGCGCTGTTTTGCTGTTGCTGCTGTCACCGGGGCCAAATATGGCGTTTGTGATCAGCCATGGTGTGACCCATGGCTGGCGCGGAGGCTGTGCGTCGGCCCTGGGCATCGCTGTGGCAGACCTGTTGCTGACGGCGTTGACCGTCATGGGAGTGACGGCGTTGGTCGCCAGTTGGCCGCCAGCGTTTGACTTGATTCGTTACGCCGGTGTGATCTACCTGCTATGGCTGGTGTTCAAGACCTTGCAGCAGCGCCCCGGCGCGGACACTGCGCACGTCGACCGCGTGGCCCTGGGCCGGGTATTTCTACAGGCCATGCTCAACAGTTTGCTCAACCCCAAGGCGCTGTTGTTTTTCATGGTGTTCCTGCCGCAGTTTGTGCAACCGGAGGCTGGGCCCATCGCCGTTCAATTAATGGTGCTGGGTGGCGTGCTGACGCTGATTGCAGGCGTGTTTCACGCGCTGCTGGGGATGTTTGGCGGTGCGCTCAGTCGCTTCTTTGCCAAGCGTTCAAAAAGCGCCTGGCTGCAGAAGTGGGGCCTGGCGACCGTGTTGATGGTGCTGGCTGTGCGTTTGGCGGTGATGTCTCGTCCTGCCTGA
- a CDS encoding alpha/beta fold hydrolase, which translates to MATLNAPAPLLYVRTSVLDVAYETHGPVAGEPVILLHGFPYDPRGYDEIAPTLAERGYRVLVPYLRGYGPTRFINDQVMRSGQQAALAKDLLDFMDALAIPQATLAGFDWGGRAACIVAALWPQRVRGLVTGDGYNIQDIAKSIAPRAAETEHRLWYQYYFHTQRGVDGLTANRRELCELLWRLWSPTWLEGPSLYGNTAPSFDNPDFVAVVIHSYRHRFMYAPGDPALEFIEQALVPQPAISVPSISLCGADDGVGPPSQEDEDVERFSGFYRRHVLPGVGHNVFQEAPKVTLDALLELLQR; encoded by the coding sequence ATGGCAACCCTGAATGCCCCCGCCCCATTGCTCTATGTGCGCACCTCCGTGTTGGATGTAGCTTACGAGACCCATGGCCCCGTCGCAGGTGAGCCGGTGATCCTGCTGCATGGCTTCCCCTACGACCCACGCGGCTACGATGAGATCGCGCCAACGCTGGCCGAGCGTGGTTATCGGGTGTTGGTGCCGTATCTGCGCGGTTATGGCCCGACGCGATTTATCAATGATCAAGTGATGCGCTCCGGCCAACAGGCGGCGCTGGCCAAGGACCTGCTGGATTTTATGGATGCCCTGGCAATACCCCAGGCTACTCTCGCAGGGTTTGACTGGGGTGGGCGCGCCGCGTGTATTGTCGCGGCGCTGTGGCCGCAACGGGTGCGCGGGCTGGTGACCGGCGATGGCTACAACATCCAGGACATCGCCAAGTCAATCGCGCCTCGGGCTGCGGAAACTGAGCATCGTTTGTGGTACCAGTATTACTTTCATACCCAGCGCGGGGTCGACGGTCTAACCGCTAACCGCCGTGAGCTTTGCGAGTTGTTATGGCGGCTCTGGTCACCGACCTGGCTTGAAGGGCCAAGCCTGTACGGCAATACCGCGCCATCGTTTGATAACCCGGATTTTGTCGCGGTGGTGATTCACTCCTATCGCCATCGATTCATGTATGCACCGGGTGACCCCGCGCTGGAATTCATCGAGCAGGCATTGGTGCCGCAACCGGCGATCTCGGTGCCGAGCATTTCATTGTGCGGTGCCGACGATGGCGTGGGCCCGCCCTCTCAAGAAGATGAGGATGTGGAGCGCTTCAGCGGTTTTTATCGAAGGCACGTGTTGCCTGGCGTGGGCCATAATGTTTTCCAGGAAGCGCCCAAGGTCACGCTGGATGCCTTGCTGGAATTACTGCAGCGCTGA
- a CDS encoding undecaprenyl-phosphate glucose phosphotransferase yields MRAKSSVDSLFLTRPGFVEFFVVFVKLIHGLTSVLPAIILLFYPDPVAEHMRNHYLGLLVFFALLTIILFQALGVYSEDLFSNRLRFRVMLVAWVSAFCILLFMYQILLLFPQLSPRNLVAWFSMSLVLFGVERILMLRLYRHLMKNGKFLQRTVILGFTETAVHVAEHLSRNSDIRSGLIGFIDDRTERIPKELSRLPLLGNTRDLEKLIRGEQVNQVMITLPWAAEQRINGLVKRLRQMSVNVMLVPDMAALRYGHNRITDVGGILMFNTSQLPLRGWSPFIKRCEDLLLASVGLLLLSPLMLVTAIAIKLDSKGPVLFRQKRFGYNDNLIRVFKFRSMYVEQTDLNAENQTTRLDPRITRVGRIIRKTSIDELPQLFNVLLGNMSMVGPRPHATATKAAGIPFEQAVSEYSSRHRVKPGITGWAQINGYRGETDTLFKIQKRVEYDLEYIAKWSVWLDLYIVFMTIPAVLSTKEVY; encoded by the coding sequence ATGCGCGCTAAGTCGTCGGTCGATAGCCTGTTTTTGACTCGTCCCGGTTTTGTTGAGTTTTTCGTTGTTTTCGTAAAACTGATCCACGGCCTGACTTCAGTCTTGCCAGCGATCATCTTGTTGTTCTACCCGGACCCAGTCGCCGAGCACATGCGCAATCACTACCTCGGCCTGCTGGTGTTCTTTGCGCTCCTGACCATCATCCTGTTCCAGGCCCTTGGGGTGTACTCCGAGGATCTGTTCAGCAACCGCCTGCGTTTTCGCGTGATGCTGGTGGCCTGGGTCTCGGCGTTTTGCATCCTCTTGTTCATGTACCAGATCCTGCTCCTGTTCCCGCAGTTGAGCCCGCGCAACCTGGTGGCGTGGTTTTCCATGAGCCTGGTGCTGTTCGGCGTGGAGCGGATATTGATGCTGCGCCTCTACCGCCATTTGATGAAGAACGGCAAGTTCTTGCAGCGCACGGTGATCCTGGGTTTTACCGAGACGGCGGTCCACGTGGCCGAACACCTGTCGCGCAATAGTGATATCCGTTCCGGCCTGATCGGTTTTATCGACGACCGTACCGAGCGCATCCCCAAGGAATTGAGCCGCCTGCCGTTGTTGGGTAATACCCGCGACCTGGAAAAGCTGATCCGCGGCGAACAGGTCAATCAGGTGATGATCACCCTGCCCTGGGCCGCCGAACAGCGCATCAATGGCTTGGTCAAGCGCCTGCGGCAGATGTCGGTGAACGTCATGCTGGTGCCGGACATGGCCGCCTTGCGCTATGGCCATAACCGCATCACCGATGTGGGCGGCATCCTGATGTTCAACACGTCGCAGTTGCCACTGCGCGGCTGGTCGCCCTTTATCAAGCGTTGCGAAGACCTGCTTCTGGCCAGCGTGGGCCTGCTGCTGCTGTCACCGCTGATGCTGGTGACCGCTATCGCGATCAAACTCGATTCCAAGGGTCCGGTGCTGTTTCGCCAGAAGCGCTTTGGCTACAACGACAACCTGATCCGCGTGTTCAAGTTCCGCTCGATGTATGTCGAGCAGACCGACCTCAACGCCGAGAACCAGACTACGCGCCTGGACCCGCGCATTACCCGGGTAGGCCGGATCATTCGCAAGACCAGCATCGATGAGCTGCCACAACTGTTCAACGTGCTGCTGGGCAATATGTCGATGGTCGGCCCACGGCCCCATGCCACGGCCACCAAGGCCGCCGGGATTCCGTTCGAGCAAGCGGTCAGCGAATACAGCTCGCGCCATCGGGTCAAGCCGGGCATCACCGGCTGGGCGCAGATTAACGGCTACCGCGGCGAAACCGACACCCTGTTCAAGATCCAGAAGCGGGTCGAATACGACCTGGAATACATCGCCAAATGGTCGGTGTGGCTGGATCTGTACATCGTTTTCATGACGATTCCTGCCGTTCTTTCCACCAAGGAAGTCTATTGA